A single genomic interval of Novosphingobium ginsenosidimutans harbors:
- a CDS encoding NADH-quinone oxidoreductase subunit M, whose product MAGFPILSVMLLVPLLAAVACLLVEAKAARTIALVATLVDFALGVVLWANYDIGGAQWQFVENVPLFAGFSWALGIDGIALMLIMLSVFLMPICILASASIEKRVGEYMAAFLLMEALMIGVFAAQDLYLFYIMFEAGLIPMYLIIGIWGGQDRIYASYKFFLYTLLGSVLMLIAMLWMVNEAGTTNIPTLMAYDFDPTVQTWLWLAFFASFAVKMPMWPVHTWLPDAHVQAPTAGSVILAGVLLKMGGYGFIRFSLPMFPEASAQFAPLIFALSTIAVVVTSLIALVQHDMKKLIAYSSVAHMAIVTIGLFAFNPQGLEGSMIVMLSHGLVSGALFLCVGVIYDRLHTREIERYGGLSINMPYYALFFLLFTMASIGLPGTSGFVGEFLSLAGIYQVSSWVAFVCTTGIILGAAYMLYLYRRVAFGEQKNADAAAMADLNKREWFLLAPIAAVVLWMGVYPESFLAPMRADIAALDARVARAKPEGDAHLTSPKAKAATATDEHAAHGGAH is encoded by the coding sequence ATGGCCGGTTTCCCCATTCTCTCGGTGATGCTGCTGGTGCCGCTGCTGGCGGCAGTGGCCTGTCTTCTGGTTGAGGCCAAGGCAGCGCGGACGATCGCGCTGGTCGCCACCCTGGTCGACTTTGCGCTCGGCGTGGTCCTCTGGGCCAATTACGACATCGGTGGGGCGCAGTGGCAGTTCGTTGAGAATGTGCCGCTGTTCGCTGGCTTCTCCTGGGCGCTGGGGATCGACGGCATCGCCTTGATGCTGATCATGCTCTCGGTCTTCCTGATGCCGATCTGTATCCTTGCCAGCGCCTCGATCGAGAAGCGCGTGGGCGAATACATGGCCGCTTTCCTGCTGATGGAAGCGCTGATGATCGGCGTTTTCGCCGCGCAGGACTTGTACCTGTTCTACATCATGTTCGAAGCCGGCCTGATCCCGATGTATCTGATCATCGGGATCTGGGGCGGGCAGGACCGGATCTACGCCAGCTACAAATTTTTCCTCTACACGCTGCTCGGGTCGGTCCTGATGCTGATCGCGATGCTGTGGATGGTGAATGAAGCCGGGACGACCAACATCCCGACGCTGATGGCCTATGATTTCGATCCCACGGTCCAGACCTGGCTGTGGCTGGCATTCTTCGCCAGCTTTGCGGTGAAGATGCCAATGTGGCCGGTCCACACCTGGCTGCCCGATGCCCACGTCCAGGCACCGACTGCCGGTTCGGTGATCCTGGCCGGGGTGCTGCTGAAGATGGGCGGCTATGGCTTCATCCGCTTCTCGCTGCCGATGTTCCCCGAGGCTTCGGCACAATTCGCGCCGCTGATCTTTGCCCTGTCGACGATTGCGGTGGTTGTAACCTCGCTGATCGCGCTGGTGCAGCACGACATGAAGAAGCTGATCGCCTATTCATCAGTCGCGCACATGGCGATCGTCACCATCGGCCTGTTCGCCTTCAACCCTCAGGGTCTCGAAGGCTCGATGATCGTCATGCTCAGCCACGGCCTCGTTTCGGGCGCGCTGTTTCTCTGCGTTGGCGTGATCTACGACCGGCTGCACACCCGCGAGATTGAGCGTTACGGCGGCCTCTCGATCAACATGCCCTATTACGCGCTGTTCTTCCTGCTGTTCACCATGGCCTCGATCGGCCTGCCTGGGACCAGCGGCTTCGTGGGTGAGTTCCTCAGCCTGGCGGGCATCTATCAGGTCTCAAGCTGGGTGGCATTTGTCTGCACCACCGGGATTATCCTGGGCGCGGCCTACATGCTCTACCTCTACCGCCGGGTGGCCTTTGGCGAGCAGAAGAACGCCGATGCGGCCGCCATGGCCGATCTGAACAAGCGCGAGTGGTTCCTGCTGGCGCCGATCGCCGCCGTGGTGCTGTGGATGGGGGTCTATCCCGAAAGCTTCCTGGCGCCGATGCGCGCCGATATTGCCGCGCTCGATGCCCGCGTCGCCCGCGCCAAGCCGGAAGGCGATGCGCACCTGACCTCGCCCAAGGCCAAGGCCGCTACTGCAACCGATGAACATGCCGCGCACGGGGGGGCGCACTGA
- the nuoN gene encoding NADH-quinone oxidoreductase subunit NuoN, translating to MDFVQSFRLTAPEVLFSLSGLVLLLGAAWSRSDAGARVITWLAVVVLSVAAVLTAPALLSGAKGPETLAFSGLFAATAFAAFAKLLIFAAAGASLVVAPAFFQRVGAYRPEYPVLVLFAVLGMCLMVSATNLLTLYIGLELNSLAAYVLAAFLRNDDRSAEAGLKYFVLGSLASGILLFGTSLTYGFAGTIDFAGIAAALNGKISTGAIFGLVFVFAGLAFKISAVPFHMWTPDVYEGAPTPVTTFFASAPKVAALALTVIVAMTAFGNQVAAWQPIVIFAALASIVVGALGAIGQTNLKRLLAYSSINNVGFLLIGLATATPKGVAAMLVYLAVYVAMTIGGFVALLMFKDADGEPVEDLSDIAGLSRHRKVLAACFAMVMFSLAGIPPLFGFWGKFVVFQAAVEAGMVPLAAIGIAASVIGAFYYLKVVKVMYFDEPAMKATGQSDWMHQALLAICALAISPAGYLLTKCLAGLSLSAATSLIAP from the coding sequence ATGGATTTCGTCCAGTCTTTCCGCCTGACCGCGCCTGAGGTTCTCTTCAGCCTCTCTGGCCTCGTGCTACTGCTCGGCGCGGCCTGGTCGCGCAGCGATGCCGGTGCGCGCGTTATCACCTGGCTTGCAGTCGTCGTCCTTTCTGTTGCCGCAGTCTTGACAGCGCCTGCGCTGCTGAGCGGTGCGAAAGGTCCTGAAACGCTGGCCTTTTCGGGCCTGTTCGCCGCGACGGCCTTTGCCGCCTTTGCCAAGTTGCTGATCTTTGCAGCGGCGGGTGCTTCGCTGGTGGTTGCTCCGGCCTTCTTCCAGCGCGTGGGTGCCTATCGCCCGGAATATCCGGTGCTGGTGCTGTTTGCCGTGCTCGGCATGTGCCTGATGGTCTCGGCCACCAACCTGCTGACGCTGTACATCGGGCTCGAGCTGAATTCGCTGGCAGCCTATGTGCTGGCGGCTTTCCTGCGCAATGATGACCGTTCGGCCGAAGCCGGCCTCAAGTACTTCGTGCTCGGCTCGCTCGCTTCGGGCATCCTGCTGTTCGGCACCAGCCTGACCTACGGCTTTGCCGGCACGATCGACTTTGCAGGGATTGCCGCCGCGCTTAACGGCAAGATCTCGACCGGCGCGATCTTTGGCCTGGTCTTCGTCTTCGCGGGTCTGGCCTTCAAGATCAGCGCCGTGCCATTCCACATGTGGACGCCGGACGTTTACGAAGGCGCGCCCACGCCGGTCACCACCTTCTTCGCCTCGGCGCCCAAGGTGGCGGCGCTGGCGCTGACGGTGATCGTCGCGATGACGGCCTTTGGCAACCAGGTCGCGGCCTGGCAGCCGATCGTGATCTTCGCCGCGCTGGCTTCGATCGTGGTCGGTGCACTGGGTGCCATCGGGCAGACCAATCTCAAGCGGCTGCTGGCCTATTCGTCGATCAATAACGTTGGCTTCCTGCTGATTGGCCTTGCCACCGCGACGCCCAAGGGCGTGGCGGCCATGCTGGTCTACCTCGCGGTCTATGTGGCCATGACGATCGGCGGCTTCGTCGCTCTGCTGATGTTTAAGGATGCTGACGGTGAACCAGTCGAGGACCTCAGCGACATCGCTGGCCTCTCGCGTCACCGAAAGGTGCTGGCGGCCTGCTTCGCGATGGTCATGTTCAGCCTGGCCGGTATTCCACCGCTGTTCGGGTTCTGGGGCAAGTTCGTGGTGTTCCAGGCGGCGGTCGAGGCCGGGATGGTACCGCTCGCTGCGATCGGGATCGCCGCCAGCGTAATCGGCGCCTTCTACTACCTCAAGGTCGTCAAGGTGATGTACTTCGACGAGCCGGCGATGAAGGCCACCGGGCAGAGCGACTGGATGCACCAGGCCCTGCTGGCGATCTGCGCCCTGGCAATTTCGCCGGCCGGATACCTGCTGACCAAGTGTCTTGCTGGCCTGTCGCTTTCCGCCGCAACATCGTTGATCGCGCCCTGA
- a CDS encoding biotin--[acetyl-CoA-carboxylase] ligase has protein sequence MIEVFAQLASTSGTLLERLAGGEAVAEGTWIVADRQTNGRGRQGRTWFDGHGNFMGSTFVASHAGDPPLGTLALAVGLAVREAVLKHVPTGREALLKWPNDLLVDGAKLSGILLEGARGGVVVGIGVNLAVAPELPDRPTIALAKLGARIDRDAFANDLALAVGQEVERWRTFGLEPLIRRWVAAAHPVGTPLRAGEGAETIEGTFAGLGPDGALQLRLADGSLRAIHAGEINLSNRS, from the coding sequence TTGATCGAAGTCTTTGCGCAGCTCGCCTCGACCAGCGGGACGCTGCTTGAGCGTCTTGCTGGCGGCGAGGCGGTTGCTGAGGGCACCTGGATCGTTGCCGACCGCCAGACCAACGGGCGCGGCCGGCAAGGGCGGACCTGGTTCGATGGGCACGGCAATTTCATGGGATCGACCTTTGTGGCCAGCCACGCCGGCGATCCGCCGCTTGGGACACTGGCACTGGCTGTCGGACTGGCGGTGCGTGAAGCGGTGCTCAAGCATGTGCCCACCGGCCGCGAAGCTCTGTTGAAATGGCCCAATGACCTGTTGGTCGATGGCGCCAAGCTATCCGGCATCCTGCTGGAAGGCGCGCGCGGCGGGGTGGTGGTCGGCATCGGCGTGAACCTGGCAGTGGCGCCGGAACTGCCCGACCGCCCGACGATCGCGCTCGCTAAGCTTGGTGCCCGGATAGATCGCGATGCCTTCGCAAACGACCTTGCCCTAGCGGTCGGCCAGGAAGTTGAGCGCTGGCGCACCTTTGGCCTGGAACCGCTAATCCGGCGCTGGGTCGCGGCGGCTCATCCCGTCGGCACCCCGCTGCGGGCGGGCGAGGGGGCAGAGACCATCGAAGGCACCTTTGCCGGCCTCGGACCTGATGGGGCGCTGCAACTTCGCTTGGCGGATGGCTCGCTGCGTGCCATTCACGCCGGCGAAATCAACCTGTCCAACCGGAGCTAG
- a CDS encoding type III pantothenate kinase — protein sequence MLLAIDVGNTNVVFALFEGRTIKTRWRIATDPRRTGDEYAVWLMQLLTIEGIDRSVIKKIIVSTVVPRALHNLEVLADKYFGVKALVAGVPPVDYGMEIDVDEPRSLGADRAVNAIAAHAKYQGDLIVVDFGTATTFDAIDFNGAYKGGIIAPGLNLSLDALVGNTAKLPRIAIRSPDTNSVIGRNTEDQMLIGVFWGYVAMMEGLIARMRSEIGRPARVIATGGLAILFDQHTDIFNAVDADLTLEGMAILAEKAK from the coding sequence ATGCTGCTCGCGATCGATGTCGGCAACACCAACGTGGTCTTCGCGCTGTTCGAAGGCCGCACGATCAAGACACGCTGGCGCATCGCCACCGATCCGCGCCGGACCGGCGATGAATATGCCGTCTGGCTGATGCAGCTGCTGACGATCGAGGGGATTGATCGCTCGGTCATCAAGAAGATCATCGTCTCCACCGTCGTGCCGCGCGCGCTCCACAACCTGGAAGTACTGGCCGACAAGTACTTCGGTGTGAAGGCCCTGGTCGCTGGCGTACCGCCGGTCGATTACGGCATGGAGATCGACGTTGATGAGCCGCGCTCGCTCGGGGCGGACCGCGCGGTCAATGCCATCGCCGCGCACGCCAAGTATCAGGGGGACCTGATCGTGGTCGATTTTGGCACGGCCACGACCTTTGACGCGATCGACTTCAACGGGGCCTACAAAGGCGGGATCATCGCGCCGGGCCTCAACCTGTCGCTCGATGCCCTGGTCGGCAACACGGCCAAGTTACCGCGGATCGCGATCCGCAGCCCGGATACGAACAGCGTGATAGGCCGGAATACCGAGGATCAGATGCTGATCGGCGTGTTCTGGGGTTATGTCGCCATGATGGAAGGACTGATTGCCCGGATGCGCAGTGAAATCGGACGCCCCGCACGGGTCATCGCGACGGGCGGCCTGGCCATCCTGTTTGACCAGCACACTGACATCTTCAATGCGGTCGATGCTGATCTGACTCTCGAAGGCATGGCCATCCTGGCCGAGAAAGCCAAGTGA
- a CDS encoding ribonuclease J, protein MKPGKELLFCALGGSGEIGMNVNLYGADGKWLMVDLGMTFGANEYPGTELVFADLEFIEERKKDLVGVVLTHAHEDHIGAVPYFAQELGVPLYATPFTARLVADKLQEAGLLKEVQLKVIDHLEPFQLGPFSMRYLPLAHSIAEGNALVIETPYGRVFHTGDWKLDDDPLVGVPATAAELTAIGDQGVLALVCDSTNVFNPKSSGSEGAVRAALLDEVGRHHGKRVLVTTFASNVARLQTLGEVAVATKRRLCVAGRSLDRIIRTAQASGYLKNLPDLVDFDTAMNLPRGEVLILATGGQGEPRAALSRIAEDTHQIALEAGDVVLFSSRQIPGNEIAIGRIQNRLAGRDITMVTDRQAEIHVSGHPGRPELEAMYDWLRPEILVPVHGELRHMREQARVGRAKGIPKAVVQQNGDLIRLAPGKPGKISEVRAGRLVLDGDILTPADGEAIVMRRRLAANGLVIVVLDGKGRVHVEGIGLPLDEDYDDFTAEAREDVAVALTKLKGGARHDREAISEAARLAARRAAQRWSGKKPQVRVILPEP, encoded by the coding sequence GTGAAGCCCGGCAAGGAACTGCTGTTCTGCGCGCTCGGGGGATCGGGCGAGATCGGGATGAACGTCAACCTCTATGGGGCTGACGGCAAATGGCTGATGGTCGATCTAGGCATGACCTTTGGCGCCAACGAATATCCTGGCACCGAACTGGTTTTTGCCGATCTGGAATTCATCGAAGAGCGCAAGAAGGATCTGGTCGGCGTGGTGCTGACCCACGCGCACGAGGATCATATTGGCGCCGTGCCCTATTTCGCGCAGGAACTGGGCGTGCCGCTTTATGCCACGCCCTTCACTGCGCGGCTTGTGGCTGACAAGCTGCAGGAAGCGGGCCTGCTCAAGGAGGTCCAGCTCAAGGTGATCGACCATCTGGAGCCGTTCCAGCTGGGTCCGTTTTCGATGCGATATCTGCCGCTGGCCCACTCGATTGCCGAGGGTAACGCGCTGGTGATCGAGACGCCCTACGGCCGGGTGTTCCACACCGGTGACTGGAAGCTGGATGACGATCCGCTGGTCGGCGTACCTGCGACCGCCGCAGAGTTGACGGCAATCGGCGACCAGGGCGTGCTTGCGCTGGTTTGCGATTCGACCAACGTGTTCAATCCCAAGTCATCGGGGTCGGAAGGTGCGGTGCGGGCAGCCTTGCTGGATGAGGTTGGCCGGCATCACGGCAAGCGCGTGCTGGTCACCACCTTCGCGTCCAACGTTGCCCGGCTCCAGACGCTGGGCGAGGTGGCCGTGGCGACCAAGCGGCGGCTCTGCGTGGCGGGGCGTTCGCTCGACCGGATCATCCGTACCGCCCAGGCCAGCGGCTATTTGAAGAACCTGCCGGACCTGGTCGACTTTGACACGGCGATGAACTTGCCGCGCGGCGAAGTGCTGATCCTCGCGACCGGCGGGCAGGGTGAACCACGCGCCGCCCTCTCGCGCATCGCCGAGGATACGCACCAGATCGCGCTGGAGGCGGGCGATGTCGTGCTGTTCTCCAGCCGGCAGATCCCCGGCAACGAGATCGCGATTGGCCGGATCCAGAACCGGCTAGCCGGTCGCGACATCACGATGGTGACTGACCGTCAGGCCGAAATCCACGTGTCGGGCCACCCGGGGCGACCTGAACTGGAAGCCATGTATGACTGGCTGCGGCCGGAAATCCTGGTGCCGGTCCATGGCGAACTGCGCCATATGCGCGAACAGGCTCGGGTTGGGCGGGCCAAGGGCATTCCCAAGGCTGTGGTGCAGCAGAATGGCGATCTGATCCGCCTGGCCCCGGGCAAGCCCGGCAAGATCTCGGAAGTGCGGGCCGGACGGCTTGTGCTCGATGGCGATATCCTGACGCCTGCCGATGGCGAAGCCATCGTGATGCGCCGGCGGCTCGCCGCCAATGGCCTGGTCATCGTTGTGCTCGATGGCAAGGGCCGGGTCCATGTCGAAGGCATCGGCCTGCCGCTGGACGAGGACTATGACGATTTCACCGCCGAGGCGCGCGAGGACGTGGCCGTGGCGCTAACCAAGCTCAAGGGTGGGGCGCGGCATGACCGCGAGGCAATTTCAGAAGCGGCGCGTCTGGCGGCGCGCCGTGCCGCGCAGCGCTGGTCGGGTAAGAAGCCCCAGGTGCGCGTGATCCTCCCGGAGCCATAA
- a CDS encoding DUF1467 family protein, which translates to MKITSIIAIYAMFWVLAAFLVMPFGIRTHEEAGEATIKGQANSAPANFQPRKIARRATILSALMFGLYYANYVNGWLGPQDFDLTQVISDKPDLPKSY; encoded by the coding sequence ATGAAGATTACATCGATTATCGCGATCTACGCGATGTTCTGGGTGCTGGCGGCATTCCTGGTCATGCCCTTCGGCATCCGCACCCACGAGGAGGCTGGCGAGGCTACGATCAAGGGGCAGGCCAACAGCGCCCCGGCCAATTTCCAGCCGCGCAAGATTGCCAGGCGGGCGACGATCCTTTCGGCGCTGATGTTTGGCCTGTACTACGCCAATTACGTCAATGGCTGGCTTGGCCCGCAGGACTTTGACCTGACCCAGGTGATTAGCGACAAGCCCGATCTGCCCAAGAGTTACTGA